The region GAAGACTTGTACCAACATCACCTTCAACTACTGCTAGTGAAAGCATAGGGTTAGAAGACGATATGCTTAGGTATGCCCCATCACTTGCTAGAATAATAGCACTTGTGGGTATTGATAATGAAGGAAAGCCTATGATTAAGATGCCAAACATTCCTCCACCACCAGATACACAAGTTTATTTAGCTCATATAGAGATCTTGTCCATGCTATTCAGCAGTAGGAAGGAAGGTTCGATAAAGATAGGGCATCTGCTTACAGAACCTAGGGTCGAGATTTATGTTGATCTAAATGCTTTAGCAAAACATCTATTTATAACAGGTACAACAGGTTCTGGTAAGAGTAATACTGTAGCTATTTTAGCTGATCGTATGGCATCTTATGGAGGGACAGTAATAATATACGATGTTCATGGTGAATATGGCTCACTTATGCCATCATCAAACATAGATATAGTAAATATTGAATACAAAATAAATCCTCTTGAAGTTCCACCAAAAGTTTTAGCAAGAATGATAGTACCTGAAGGTGGAGCAACTGTTCAGAGAATGCTTGTCTCTAAAGCAATGGCGGAAGCTCAGAAGCTATTTAAAGAACTTATAAAAGACCATGGTATATCGGATAAAGCTATAGAGAGCATCTATTCAAATGCATCATTATCTAAACAAGAATTAAGCGAACTTCTTGAGTCATTAGAGACCGAAGCTGGAGAAATAGATACTGAAACAAAGCTCATCTATTTGTTCAGATACGTAGTTAAAAACTTCATAGAAAAGAAATATGTCAGATCTAGAGATAAAGAACTATATAGAGAATCTTCATTAAAGGCTAGTTCAAAAGTTGATGAATTTTTCGAAAACGCAGCTTTAAGTCTCAAAACACAACAAATATCTAACCTTATAGCTCCTTCAAGGATTATTGTATTAAATGTGTCTCTTCTTAGCGATGATCAGAAAGATTACGTACTAAAGATAGTTCTCGATGAACTTCTATGGCTATCTAAACACAACTACTTTATTGGAAAACCCTGTCCTATTGTTGTATTCATTGAGGAAGCCCATATATTTCTATCAGCATCTAGACCAACGGCATCTAGATACTCTATAGAGAGGATAGCAAGAGAAGGTAGAAAATTTGGATTAATTCTAGGCCTGATCTCGCAAAGACCTAGAAATATAGATTTGAATACATTAAGCCAGATACAGAATTTTGTATTTATGAAGCTTGTTCAAGAAGCAGATCAACAGTCTATCATGAATGCTTCTGACTTGCTTACTGAAGATCTGGCTAGATCGTTAACCTCTATGGCTACAGGTGAAGCTCTTATTATAGGTGAATGGATTGGGCGGTTTCCTGTTTTCGTTAAAATAGATAAACACGAAGGTAAGAAAGTAGGTACATCTCTAGATATAGCATCTATATGGAGAAACAATATGAGGTTGCGGTATACAAGAGAAGAGAACTCATCGATGTTGAAAGAAGCTGAAAAAGAATTCTATGAGATCTTTAGCTAGTATGTTTAAATGCTGTACGAATATATGTATCTAAGGGCTGAAAATGTTTGCACTACATGTGAGTGATACTCATCTAGGTGCTGTTCCTAATGGTCTTCTCTCTAGAGCAAGAGATGTCTACGAAGTCTTTAAGGAGACTATAGATATAGCATTAAAAGAACGTGTAGACATTTATATTCATGCTGGAGATTTCTTTAACACATCTACCCCTCCACCAGAAGCTTATGTTGTTGCATATAGAGGATTAAAGAAGCTAAAAGATAGAGGTATAAAGATTGTAGCTATTGCTGGTCAACATGATATTCCTAAAAAGTATGCGGTATCTCCTTTAGCGATTCTAAGAGATGTAAGTGTTGTTGATGTAATTGCTATAGACAGTATTGTTAATGAAGAGATGGATATAGGTAACAAGAAGCTGATACTATATTGTGTGCCATATACATTCAAGAACAAAATACCATCAGTAATACCATCTCGTGAAGGCAAAGCTATTCTAATGGCACATCTACTTCTTAAAGATGTAGGGATACCTAGTCCTGAAGCAGATATATCTCTAGATATGGTTCCCTTAGGTTTTCACTATATAGCTCTAGGTGATTACCATATAAGAACAGTATTTAGACATAGAGATGGAGCTCCTGCTGTTTATCCTGGGGCTACAGAAGTTCATAGACTTAGTGAACATGGCGAAAAATATGTTGCGTTAGTTGATTTAAGTAAGAATGATGTTGCTGTAAACTTTATAGAGCTTCAAAATGTTAGACCATGGATAATTATTCAATGTGATGATGTAGCTAGATGTGTCAATAACATTTTGGAAAACGCTAAGACTATTTTGTCAAAGGGTAAGAAGAAACCTCTAGCCTATATACTGATAGAGAAGATAAAGACAGAGATATTGAGCAATTACTTAGACGATATGGTTTCTAAAGGCTCTATAGAGTACTATATACTATCGTCATCCGAACAAAAGAATGGGGAAGAGATTAAAGCTTATGATCATAGCTATCTAGAGCAGTTAGAACATATAGATGTATTGAAAATATTGGTGAGTATACTGGGAGAAGAATCTGTAGCTAGACATCTTCTAGACCTCATAGAGAATCCAGATAAACAGTTAGCTGAACAATTTGTGAATTTCTTGAGGAATAACGAAAGTATTGTTAAAGAACTTGAAGCAAAGATCAAGAAATCATCTATACAAGAAATGGCAAAATCTTCTCAAACCTTTATAACAAATAATGGTGGTAAGTCTTTAAGGAAACTGCTCAAGTAGTTGAAGGTGTTAAACAAAATGAGTAATATAGTTGTTATCAAGGCTATAAAATTAAATAATGTTTTATCTCATGAACAGACATATATAGAGTTTCCACTAGGTTTAACAGCTCTTGTAGGTCCTAATGGTGCAGGTAAAAGCTCTATAATTGATGCTGCTATATATGCTTTATTTATAAATCCCCAAAACATAAGAGGTTTTAGGGGTTCAAGTAAAAAGAGTTTTCTAAGAATTGGAAGCTCTAGTGGATATATAGAAGTTGAGTTAAGCATAGGGGGAAAGAAATATGTTGTCTATAGGGGTATAAGTTTGTCTAAAGGTGATGAAGCTGTTCTCTATGAGGTTATAGAAAATGAGAAGAAGAAGGTTTTGGCGGTAGGTGTTCAAACTGTTCTAGATTATGTAAGAAAGCTTTTATCGATTCCTTCAACTGAATCTATTAGGTACACAATAATTTCACGTCAAAATGAGATAGCGAGACTCATAGAGGAAGCACCTTCTACACGAAAAGAGCTCGTATTAAAACTTTTAGGATTGAACGAGCTTGAAAAAGCCAAAGAGGTTTTAAAGCCCTACTTAGAATTGGTGAAAAGCGATATAAAGTTTTACGATAGCTATAAACTAGAATTGAATGAAATTAGGGAGAAGGTTAAAGCGTTATCTCGTAGTATAGAGGCAGATAGAGTTGAGTTTGCGAGATTAGAGAATGAACAGAAGATACTTAGTGAAGAGATAAAGAGATATGAGAAACTCATAGAGTTAGTGAAACTTTATGATAAGCTTTCTAAAGCTATAGGGATTGTTAAAGAGCTTAAAGAAGTAGAGTCAGCTTTGTCTCTATGTAGAGAAATTCTTAGTTTAGATATAGAGAACTTCATTTCTATTACGAATGTACTAAGGGATCGGAAAAGAGATCTTGATGAAGCTCTAGAAAAGCTGAAGACCATAGAGAACGAGATAAATATTGTTCTAAAGAACCTAGAACTAGAGCTAGAGATTCAGGTTCCTTCTTCAGTAGATACTAAAGGAGTTATAGAGTATCTTGATGAACTATCTAAGCAAATATATTTAGATAGAAGCGTTAAGCAAGCTGAATTCAATATAGCTAAGAATTCTGTAGAGATAATCGGTAGAAGCGCTAATTGTCCTCTATGTGGAAGAGAACTTAGTGATAATCTTAAAGAGAGACTTCTTTCTGAGGCCAAGAACCGTATAGATTCGATTTTGAAAGAATTGGATGAATTAGATAAGAGGTACAACAAGGTTAAACTGTATATAGATAACGTAAAGAAGCTTGAGAAAGGTAGGCTAGAGATTCAGGTAAGGATTGAAAACAATAGAAAGATTATTGAAGAATATATGAATAAGTATAGAGAGATAAAGAATAGTATAGAGACTGTGATCAGTAAACTAAAATCAAGCAACTTCTTTACTAAATGTCTAGATAACAGCAACATAATAAATGTTGTTAGATGTATTCACAGATTAGCGATAGAGACTATGAAGATATATGAAGAAAAGAAACATATGTTGAGGAAACTATTTGAAGAAGAGATAACAATAGATGAGGTTTCAAAGAAATATACAGAGGTTAAGAACAGTATAGCTGAACTTGGTTTTGATATCAATAAAATCAATATAAATGAAATTGAAGCTAGATACAAAGAGTGTCTGAATAAATTTAATGAAGTAAGCATGAGAATGGGTCAAATAAAAGGAAGAATTGAAAGTTATTTAAAGATGCAGGAGGAGTTCAGCAAAAAAGAAAGAGAAATTGAAGAAAAGCTCAATCAGCTTAAGAAAAGTATCGAAATATATCCTGTTCTAGACTTCATGGTGAATAAGCTTTTAGGTAAAGATGGGCTTCTAGCAAAGATGTTAACACAAGAATCAAGAAGACTAATAGAGAGATACACCAACGCTATTCTGAAGGAGTTGGACATGAGCTTCAGAATCCGTATCGATGAGGAATTCGATATTAGTGTACATACACCTTTTGGTGAACTTGATATCAGAAGCCTTAGTGGTGGTGAAATAGTGGCGCTTGCAATAGCGCTTAGAATAGCTCTAGCCTATACAGTTTTTGGCAGACTTCCAGGATTCTTCATACTCGATGAACCTACACAATTTCTAGATAGAGATAGACGTAGATCGGTATTTGAGATAATAAAGAAGCTTTCGGAAAGAGTTCCACAGGTTATAGTGATTACACATGATGTAGAGGTAGAAGAATTAGCGGATAAGGTAGTCTATGTCTCTAAGGAAGGGGGAAGATCTATAGTTAGAGAAATAAGTGAACTTGAAAAAATTACTGAAACGGTATAACACTAATAGGTATAATATCAGTATTACTCTACCACAGGTCCTATAACTTCCTTACCTACAAGCTTGTTTATACGCTCAACTTCTTTATCTACATATTTCTGTATAACATTGATATCTTCGTCTGTTAGATGAGCAAATCTACCTTGCGCCCTTAAGTAGTGTTTCACATGTTTCCTTTTAGGCACAGGAACAGTTACTCTAAATACTTCATTATTCTCTAGCTCCCAATTTATCCACATAGCTGTTTCTGTTGCAAGTCGAGAAATCTTGATTCCATACCTTGGATCGAATCTCCAGCCTGTTGTACAAGGCTGAATGACATGTATGAATGAAGGTCCATCAACAAGTAGACCTTTTCTAAATTTATTAGCCATATCTATATAGTAAGCAGGATTAGCTGTAGCTACATAAGGTACTCTATGAGCTGCAACAATCTCAGCTATAGGTTTCTTTGTCTGTAGCTTACCCTTTACAACTTTCCCGATAGGGGTTGTTGTTGTCCAAGCCATTATCGGTGTAGCACCACTTCTCTGTATACCTGTGTTCATGTATGCTTCGTTATCGTATAGAACATACATAACTCTATGACCTCTTTCAAGCATACCGCTAAGAGCTTGGAACCCTATATCAACAGTACCTCCATCTCCACCTATTGCAATCACATTTATTCTTCTGCTAGGATCTATCACACCCTTCTTTTGTAGAGATTTTATAGCCGCTTCTATGCCGCTAGCTACAGCTGCAGCATTCTCAAATGCTACATGTATCCATGGTACACGCCATGATGTATATGGATAAAGTGTTGTTGAAACCTCTAAGCAACCTGTAGGCGTTACAACAATTGTATTGGGTCCAGCAACCTTAAGCAGTATACGTACTATAGGCCCTACAAGACATCCAGCACAAAGGCCGTGGCCAGGTGCGAAATATTCTTCTCTTGGTAGATCAAAGAGAGATTTGTAGATAGGTATAGATGGAGAGCTCATTCCCTAACACCCCAATAAATTGATTCAGTTAGCCTTACACCTTTCTCGATCAGTTTAGATGCATGATAGTATATGTTGATTATATCGAGTTCCGTGACAGATCTCTGACCTATTCCAACTATGTAGTTGTATAAATCAACATCTATAGATCTAAGTCTTAGAGTTGTTAGGATCTCCATAGCCATAGGTCCCTCTAGAGCGCCACCAAATGAGATAGCTCTATCTAGAACGATAAGATGTTTGACGTTCTTAACACTATCAACCAGTTCTTTATGTGGGAATGGTCTAAATACTCTTATCTTTATTCCGCCTACTTTTGCTCCTTTCTCTCTAAGTATATCAACAACTTCTCTAACAGTTCCATAGAGTCCTCCGTAGGTAACTATGGCAGTTTCTGCATCATCTATTCTGTAAGTTTCTACAAATCCATAGCTTCTTCCGAATCTTTTATCAAATTCTTCATCAGCTTTCCTTAAAACCTCGTAGGCATTCCTCATAGCTACAACTTGTTGGTATTTGAATTCGTAGTACCAATTAGGATCAGCTATAGCACCAAAGGTTATTGGGTTCTCGGGATCTAATCTAGGTCTACTATAGTTCTTCGGTATATACTCTAGTATTGGAGCTCTATCCTTAGCTACGTTTACTGGCTCATATGTATGGCTCATTATGAAGCCATCGTATACAACCATAGCTGGTAACAGAACTTCGGGATTTTCAGCAACTTTATATGCCTGTATAATGCTGTCATAAACTTCTTGTGCTGTTGATGCTATCATTGTTATCCATGAGGAATCTCTTGTAGCAAACATATCGCTATAGTCACACCATATATTTATTGGCGCAGATAAAGCTCTAGCAGCTATAGCCATAACTATAGGCAGCCTCATACCTGAAGCAATGTAGAGCATCTCGTGCATAAGCTCTAAACCTTGAGAACTCGTAGCTGTAAACGTTCTTGCACCGGTTGCTGAAGCACCTATACATGCACTTAAGGCCGAGTGTTCACTCTCGACATGAATCATTTCCGCGTTAAGTTCACCGTTAGCAATGAACTCAGCCACCTTCTCTACAACCGGTGTTTGAGGAGTTATAGGATAAGCTGCAACTACATCTACATCAGCATCTTTTGCAGCATATGCTGCAGCATAATTGGACGTTAATGGGATTCTTTCCCACATATCCATCTACTTCACCTCTTCAACAAAATCTATAGCTTTAACGGGACATTCTTCTACACACAATCCACATCCTTTACAGAAATTGTAGTCTACCTCTAGACTAAACTTCCATTCCTTACCTGTAGCCGTTCTGTAGGGTTTATCCATAATGTTTATAGCTGGTTCTGGACACGCAATCCAGCATATCAAGCATCTTATACATTTATCATGATTTATGATGGGTCTGAAAATCCTCCAATCTCCTGTGGGTCTCTTAACGAAATTCCCAGGCTCTAGAATCATTCCTCCAATACTCATCGATTTCCATCCGGATAAACGTTTTTCTCCGCTCATGATACCTCAACCTCTTTATATGCTCTCCTAACAGCCTCAATATTAGCTTCAGCAACTTTAGGTCTAAATGATTCCTTAATTACCTCTTCAACATAAGTGATATCGACAATAGGCACAACCTTTATTAGTGCACCAATCATAGCCATATTAACGAAAGGATTCTTCAGAATATCGAGAGCTATCTGAGTTGCATTTACACGAGCTATCTTTAGATCTTCTCTACCTATGTAGGTTTTTAATTCGCTTAAACTCTTCTTTGTATTGATGATCAATGTTCCATACTGTTTAATACCCTCAAGATACAGTGACTTATTTAGCGATGGATCGAGAACAACAACAACATTGGGGTAAAGAATAGGAGACCTCGTGTGTATAGGTTCGTCAGAAACTCTCGTATATGCTCTTACTGGAGCACCTCTACGTTCAGCACCAAACTCTGGATAAGCTTGAGCATACTTACCTTGGTATACAGCAGCTTCAGCTGTTACAACTGATGCTGTTACAGCTCCTTGGCCTCCCCGTCCATGCCATCTTATTTCTGTTCGCGTCATACAAATGGCACCACAAACCTTTAATGGGTAAAGATATAAAAATGTTTATGATTACAACCACGTGATTTAAACAAATTAATAAGAGTGATCATCATGAATAGCGAAATAAAACAACTAATTCAAGCTCTATGGACTATTTTACCTGCTTATACAGCTAACGGAGCCCCAATTATAGCTACTAAAATCACAGAGATATTCGGGTTCAAGAAGCATCCAATAGATGGAGGTAGAATGTTTATTGATGGTAGAAGGATGTTTGGTGATAATAAAACGTGGGAAGGGTTTATTGCAGGAATAATTGTGGGAGTTTTGACGAGTATTATCCAAACGTTCTTTGAAGCTTCTGTATCCTTATATTCCTACTCTATTAGGGGTATAGCTCTAGGTTTCGGAGCCATGGTCGGTGATCTCCTAGGAGCATTTATTAAGAGAAGACTTGGATTAAAACCTGGAGCTCCTCTACCACTGATTGATCAATTATCCTTTCTTCTTGTAGCTATAGCTATTTCCCTAAAGTTTATAAATATTACCTTTAAGCAGTTCATATACGTAGCAGTAACCACAATTGTTCTTCATATAACTACCAACTATCTAGCCTACAAACTGGGCTTAAAGAATGTACCTTGGTGATTCTAAAATTCATCAATTACTCCATAGTTAAGTAATGAGAGAACACCAATGATAGAATTCGTCACTACGGTATTCATTAGTAGTGATACATTGTAGTTATATATATGAGGTTAGGATTTTGTTGTTCTTCTTATCTCACTGTGTTTAAATCAGTAGTAATAGAGTTCAATAAATGTTTCAGTCAACTACTTGTAGTACTCGAAAAGTATATTTTAATGTAGATCACTCCATAGAGAGGGAGTTAAATGAAACTAAAGATAGTTTTACAAATCATTACAGGTTTGCTGATTACATGGATTATTGTTGAGAGGATAGGATACGATGTAGCCATGAGTATGTGTTTTCTTACACCGCTTCTTGGGTTAGTTCATGAAGCACTTCACTACATCTATATAAAAATGTTTAAAGTTAACCATAGGTTCATGTTTAAGGGTATGTATATAGGGTTCCGTGTTACAGTAGATAATGTTGATCAGTTAATGGCTGTAGCATTAGCTCCACAGGTTATCACCCTATCTCTGATGATAACCTATGTTTGTTCTACAAACAATTATGCTATTGCACTTGCGCTATACCATATAACCCTATCTCTAGAGGACATATTTGTGATTGTGAAATATTTGCCATGCTATTTCTCATAACTCTTGCATATCTTTGCACAATCTATTTCAGCTCTATGAATACATAGACATACTGTAGACCCATTTACAGAGTATACAAAGATCTTGCCGCCTCTAATATTCTCGATAGTAATTATTCCCCTATGTTCTTTCTCTACATACTTCTGTATATAAGACTCAAAGAGATCTAGAGCACAGTCATTTGCTTCACAATCTAAAAAATCATAGATATTGCAAGACACATCATAAACAAGGTCTTTATAGATAAGTGTAGCCTTAAATATGGGTGCTTCAGGTTCAGGAATATTCTTCAAATTTTATCCCAATTAATTATGTACTGTATAGAGGTATTAAAATTTCTGTGAAGGAGGTATGAATACTTTAAATGAATATCCATATATGTTGTAGTTAATTGTTCACAGTCTTTTCTAATATAGTGTTTAAAATTCGAAAAACAGATAAATTTATTAACTCTTTAATATAGTCTATAGACTAAGAGTTAGAGTTGAGGTATAGATCATGAGCGGAGAAATACTAATCGAAAAAAGGAGAAGAAGAAAAAGAAAATTGAATATCGAGGGAAACAAGGTTATATTTAGAAAAAGACTTGAACATAGTTTTGAATTACCGCCCGATATAGCGGAATGGGTCAAAAAACACGTAGATGTGATAGATTGGCTTGTATTTGATAGTCAGGTAGCATCAGCATTAAGACATCCTCATAGTGTTAGAACATTGATATATCTTCTATATGCAAGAGCTAATGATATACCAATAGCACAGATGGCTAAGAAAATAGATATTGCTCACGAACAGCTCTACAGATTAGAAAGACTTCTATCTAAAGTGGGTCTAAAAGATCAAGTGTATTCGACGCTAAAGAAGGGCTAGCATCATATGAATAACATGGGATACCACTAATGTATTCTTATCTACTGTTTGATTTCAATTCAATTTTTATAAAAATCTAACCAGCAACTGATATTTTCAACGATCTGCTGAACTCGGAAGCTATATAGACCTAGAGCATACAGTTTATTGTTTACGGGTACCACATGTTTGTATATTTCATGTTGTAGACTAGAGGCATTGGATCTCTTGAATCCTTGTTGCATTATGTACAGAGACCTGATTCTCTTATGTAGACTGGTTCAGTATAAAAATTATTCCTCAGTTAAAGGAATTATCATCATTCTTCAGAGAGGTGAAGCTTCATCACATATCTATAACTTACAGTATATCTATAGTATCATGATTTTATCTACAGTCTAAATTTTTATTCTTTTTACCTACAACAGTTGATCTAAGTTGTGAGGCTTTTATGCAAAATGTATATATTTCCTGATCAATCTTGGATTATTGGAATAGTATCATGATTTATCATTCCTTAGGATCCTAGATATCATCTAAATCCAGGTTAATATTAATGCACTATTATTCCTTCCTGAATTTTGGTGTCAAAACAAATACAATGTTACTGGATTATCTTAGTGATGGGTATTTATAGCTACAAAAGGGTTGCGTAATTTTGTTTCACATCAATCATACGGTTTTTACAGCTCCATGAACTATACTTCTCATTGACAGTTCTTGATAAAGTTTGTAGTACTTGGATTTAGATGGATCTATGTCTAGCGCTGAAAGATCGTTTAAGAGTTTCTGTGAAAAGATCGATATATTTATACAGGGTTCAGCACATAGAACATTGGGTTTAATGCTATCCGCTATAAGCTTGACTATGAGGGCTACAGCTACTTGATCATTGTAAGTCATATCAGTATCTCTAATCTCTTCGGTGAGTAGCTCTATTATTTGTTTAAGCGTTGGATCGGTTATACGATCTATATTATCTCTTAGAGATACCAGAATAAGAACTAGATATTCTTTCGTATTTATGTTGGTAGGCGGTAATATATCAACATCGTTTAAGCATAGGTTATAGTCGTGCTTAAGAGCCTCATCAATATTCTTTGTAACAGTAGCTATGTCTATTACGTCTCTAATCATGTTGAATGCCTTTATTGTGTCCAGGAGTATGGGCTCTAGAACACTACATCTTCTTGCAGCAAGCGATATATCCATACCGTATCGCATTGGAATAAGGTCCAGCATTTTCTTAAGTATATCTACAGCTGCTTGATCGCCTTCTGTAAGGAATTTCGCAAGCCTTTTCTGTATATACACTATATCTCCATAACTAAAAACACCTTGTTTAATTCTATTGATGCTCCACAAAGTTACTGCCAAAACTAATGCAACTCTAGGTCTCGTAATTAGATCTATTTTAGATACTACATCGTTCTTCAATATGTTTTGAATACGATAACACTTCTGAAGCTTTAGCAATCCTTCAACATACTTCTCGTAACTACTCATCTAAACCACACTACCAGTAAGGAAACTAGGTTTGTTAGGTAAAAAATCAAAATGATTTATCTGAATTACCAGAATTTTCTACACTATCGTTCAACAACAATCAATGTCGTTGTACTTTTTATGTGGGGAAACCTTCTTATCTTAGCTATAACGGTATTCCTCAATGTATCAAAAGTATTTGATTCAACAATGGCAACAACGTCATATATACCGTAGACAATATGCACCTCCTTGACCTCGGGAATTTCGGATAGAGCTTTTGAGACTTCTTCTTCAGCACCGACGTCTGTGTTTATCAGGATTATAGCTTTAGGCATCTCTATCCCAATAACTATTACTCAATATAGCTATAAAAGTATTTATGATTTTTAAGTAACGAATATTCTATAGAAATTCGATGCAAGGTGAAGGTTGTGGAAGAGGTGGATAGTTATTCAAAAGAACACGCTGTTAGGGTATGTAGAGAAAAATGTGTGGAAGTTAGTGTCTACGTAGAAGAGCTAGACCTTTGTGTAAAAGAATGTGTGAGAAGCATAGTAGGTGGTAAACATTCTAACTGAGAGAATAAACTTAGCAGTAGATATAGGTTTCAATATGTATGTATTTGGTGGAGGTTCTCCATGTATTGTGCTGATGTCGGGTGGAACTAAATCAGATGGATGTGGTATAGCTACGTTACGGAAACTTGTCAAGGAGCTTAAGGATTTATCTGTGCAAGGGACGATAAAGATTATTCCACAGGTTAACGAATATTCATCGGTATTCGATATAAATAAGTGTTTAAAGAATAGAGTAAAAATTAGTTCACCTTTGTGTAGATTAATTGATAGAGTCCTAGAAATAATAGCGAATCAATGCATGGTAATAGAGATAGTATGCAGACCTGGTTTCATTCCATATATAGTTGTTTCACCATATAAACCTCTAGATGATGAACTACAAAGATTAGTTAAATCTATACCTATAGATATTGTAGTTAAATACGAACTGAAAAGTTTAGGATTTAAGCTGGCTGAAAATAATTGCAAAGCTATAACAATAGTTGGTAGAGGTGGTAAAACCTTTGACTTAAATGATGTAGAGCATTTGTATGATGTCTTGTTAAACGCTCTTACGAATCTGGGATTCATGAAGAGGAAAACTAGATCGAAATCTGTTGAGCAGAAGATTTTTAGCTCCTATAATCTTATCAAATGCACAAGTAGAGGATTATTCATACCGATGGTACATGCCGGATCTAACATCGAAAGCGGATCAACCATAGGTACGCTTGATGATATAGAGATAAAAGCTCAACATGATGGAGTAGCCCTATACGTTTCTAGACCAAAATTATGCGATATGAACGAAACTGTTTGCGTTATCGTATCACAAGCTTGATGTAGAGCTATTCACCCATTATTGTTACATATATCGTCCTATTCGTTCTAGGTCCATCCATCTCTAAAATGAATATGTTTTGCCAGGTTCCCCGCACAAGTTCTCCATTAATTACAGGGAAAAGTCTGTGAGGCGAA is a window of Ignisphaera sp. DNA encoding:
- a CDS encoding SMC family ATPase, producing the protein MSNIVVIKAIKLNNVLSHEQTYIEFPLGLTALVGPNGAGKSSIIDAAIYALFINPQNIRGFRGSSKKSFLRIGSSSGYIEVELSIGGKKYVVYRGISLSKGDEAVLYEVIENEKKKVLAVGVQTVLDYVRKLLSIPSTESIRYTIISRQNEIARLIEEAPSTRKELVLKLLGLNELEKAKEVLKPYLELVKSDIKFYDSYKLELNEIREKVKALSRSIEADRVEFARLENEQKILSEEIKRYEKLIELVKLYDKLSKAIGIVKELKEVESALSLCREILSLDIENFISITNVLRDRKRDLDEALEKLKTIENEINIVLKNLELELEIQVPSSVDTKGVIEYLDELSKQIYLDRSVKQAEFNIAKNSVEIIGRSANCPLCGRELSDNLKERLLSEAKNRIDSILKELDELDKRYNKVKLYIDNVKKLEKGRLEIQVRIENNRKIIEEYMNKYREIKNSIETVISKLKSSNFFTKCLDNSNIINVVRCIHRLAIETMKIYEEKKHMLRKLFEEEITIDEVSKKYTEVKNSIAELGFDINKININEIEARYKECLNKFNEVSMRMGQIKGRIESYLKMQEEFSKKEREIEEKLNQLKKSIEIYPVLDFMVNKLLGKDGLLAKMLTQESRRLIERYTNAILKELDMSFRIRIDEEFDISVHTPFGELDIRSLSGGEIVALAIALRIALAYTVFGRLPGFFILDEPTQFLDRDRRRSVFEIIKKLSERVPQVIVITHDVEVEELADKVVYVSKEGGRSIVREISELEKITETV
- a CDS encoding thiamine pyrophosphate-dependent enzyme, whose protein sequence is MSSPSIPIYKSLFDLPREEYFAPGHGLCAGCLVGPIVRILLKVAGPNTIVVTPTGCLEVSTTLYPYTSWRVPWIHVAFENAAAVASGIEAAIKSLQKKGVIDPSRRINVIAIGGDGGTVDIGFQALSGMLERGHRVMYVLYDNEAYMNTGIQRSGATPIMAWTTTTPIGKVVKGKLQTKKPIAEIVAAHRVPYVATANPAYYIDMANKFRKGLLVDGPSFIHVIQPCTTGWRFDPRYGIKISRLATETAMWINWELENNEVFRVTVPVPKRKHVKHYLRAQGRFAHLTDEDINVIQKYVDKEVERINKLVGKEVIGPVVE
- a CDS encoding ATP-binding protein, with amino-acid sequence MIKLTYYLYIQEGRYKVLCTSNIVLGKVGVISYPSSVEIVSRHPIPIGAYVAIPFKAIDVVSGNTIDYCAIGVISQTSYRRLVPTSPSTTASESIGLEDDMLRYAPSLARIIALVGIDNEGKPMIKMPNIPPPPDTQVYLAHIEILSMLFSSRKEGSIKIGHLLTEPRVEIYVDLNALAKHLFITGTTGSGKSNTVAILADRMASYGGTVIIYDVHGEYGSLMPSSNIDIVNIEYKINPLEVPPKVLARMIVPEGGATVQRMLVSKAMAEAQKLFKELIKDHGISDKAIESIYSNASLSKQELSELLESLETEAGEIDTETKLIYLFRYVVKNFIEKKYVRSRDKELYRESSLKASSKVDEFFENAALSLKTQQISNLIAPSRIIVLNVSLLSDDQKDYVLKIVLDELLWLSKHNYFIGKPCPIVVFIEEAHIFLSASRPTASRYSIERIAREGRKFGLILGLISQRPRNIDLNTLSQIQNFVFMKLVQEADQQSIMNASDLLTEDLARSLTSMATGEALIIGEWIGRFPVFVKIDKHEGKKVGTSLDIASIWRNNMRLRYTREENSSMLKEAEKEFYEIFS
- a CDS encoding ferredoxin oxidoreductase; translation: MDMWERIPLTSNYAAAYAAKDADVDVVAAYPITPQTPVVEKVAEFIANGELNAEMIHVESEHSALSACIGASATGARTFTATSSQGLELMHEMLYIASGMRLPIVMAIAARALSAPINIWCDYSDMFATRDSSWITMIASTAQEVYDSIIQAYKVAENPEVLLPAMVVYDGFIMSHTYEPVNVAKDRAPILEYIPKNYSRPRLDPENPITFGAIADPNWYYEFKYQQVVAMRNAYEVLRKADEEFDKRFGRSYGFVETYRIDDAETAIVTYGGLYGTVREVVDILREKGAKVGGIKIRVFRPFPHKELVDSVKNVKHLIVLDRAISFGGALEGPMAMEILTTLRLRSIDVDLYNYIVGIGQRSVTELDIINIYYHASKLIEKGVRLTESIYWGVRE
- a CDS encoding DNA repair exonuclease, whose amino-acid sequence is MFALHVSDTHLGAVPNGLLSRARDVYEVFKETIDIALKERVDIYIHAGDFFNTSTPPPEAYVVAYRGLKKLKDRGIKIVAIAGQHDIPKKYAVSPLAILRDVSVVDVIAIDSIVNEEMDIGNKKLILYCVPYTFKNKIPSVIPSREGKAILMAHLLLKDVGIPSPEADISLDMVPLGFHYIALGDYHIRTVFRHRDGAPAVYPGATEVHRLSEHGEKYVALVDLSKNDVAVNFIELQNVRPWIIIQCDDVARCVNNILENAKTILSKGKKKPLAYILIEKIKTEILSNYLDDMVSKGSIEYYILSSSEQKNGEEIKAYDHSYLEQLEHIDVLKILVSILGEESVARHLLDLIENPDKQLAEQFVNFLRNNESIVKELEAKIKKSSIQEMAKSSQTFITNNGGKSLRKLLK